The Salmo salar chromosome ssa02, Ssal_v3.1, whole genome shotgun sequence genome segment aacctgactagagggagccagtcgtcactataacctgacctagagggagccagtcgtcactataacctgactagagggagccagtcatcactataacctgactagagggagccagtcgtcattataacctgactagagggtgccagtcgtcactataacctgactagagggagccagtcgtcaacgtaacctgactagagggagccagtcatcaacgtaacctgactagagggagccagtcgtcactataacctgactagagggagccagtcgtcactataacctgactagagggagccagtcgtcactataacctgactagagggagccagtcgtcactataacctgactagagggagccagtcgtcactataacctgactagagggagccagtcgtcactataacctgactagaggaagccagtcgtcactataacctgactagccctttcacacgtaccatcacacggggtgtgatcgttctacagtggtccctgaagcgtacgatcatgtcccgtgtgattagaacactaatTTAGAAtgctcatttagaacggccagtttcgaatgacgcaacaattaacatttgagctggccacacttttttcagaaactatttacacaaacagtccttacgtaaactataccatgaattagctaatagcaattactatgtacaatTCTTGAAAGTAATCCGACAATTAGTTTCAGCcgcagctggccacacttttttcagaaactatttacacaaacacagtccttacaaagttatgtccagaatgtgagcagtttatttttggatgcaatgttcagatattcacagaagtatctatagcataacacaatcatcctaaccggaaaaatgtaggctacatttgtcctagcgatactctcggctgacataaactacactatgaattagctaatagcaattactatttacaattaatcacatcacgggtttgctcaccgttgatcaaaataattgagtaaaacactttctagaaatcgaaagtaatccgacgattagtttcagcgcgcagccatgcatttttttcctcacagaaaccgaagataataacagacaagatgagttcggtctgtttatagtatgcacgttgaaggggtgtgtctactgtcgttcacatcccaccatcatttccagaagtcctcaaaaaatgagtgaactcttactcacctcattttgttataacatctttggtcaaaagattacgtgaaacccagaatgcattgtatgtcaacaaacatggctccatacacatagctggaattagcttagctcatcataatcagtataaccttcaaataagtattttacacacataatatgtgcccattacaatctatgcaagaatcggaatgcatgatttgtcacctagaattgaaaacatgtgaataaaacagtaaatacacaaataattaccacacaaaacattttctgatggtgatttattgatacaagtgacgcatgccggcagtcaatcacgtaccctctcactctgagccattcagtgttgttgtttatgtatgtagctcgtgagctaagctgtagcaatagcaatgtctttcaaaaggagacaactcacaaatgtggaaattctggagattttttttaattctgacattgagtctgagtatgaaagtcaggaatcagattctgacagtgacagtgaggagctgccccccaaccttgtagccattgagaaccctgaatctgaggttcccttgtccactgacgaagtaccaggtccctttgaagatgctggtggtgatggaggcagaccgacagtggatgaagtacaagagttctgtggtagctggaaggccgccagccatttcacccctcctggccctgctgtttgctttgacgagttccagtctggagtgcaacgccccttgccatttccaactgaggcagagtgcttcaagttgtttctgacagaggagctcgtgggaaacatagtacaggagaccaatcgctatgccttggagctacaggagaagagagagccaggagtgagggggaaactcgctaaatgggtgacaaccacaattagtgaaatgtataccttcctggtgacagtcctcctcatggggatagtaaagaagaactccctaagagactactggagcacagatcctatgtttgcaactcccttctttgccaccctcttttcccaagaccgcttcctaattctgctgcgatgcctgcatttcgtcaacaatgctactgccatcctaagtgacccgttatacaaaataagaattgttcttatcagcctgacatcagcatttggtcgggtctttgtgccatacaaggacctatgcattgatgagtccctgatgttatggaaaggtaggctggcgttccgtcaatatattccctccaaaaggcacaggtttggggtcaagttCTTTGTCATGTGCGACGTGAAGACAGGATATGTCCTGGATATTATAGTGTACACAGGGTCTACCACTGACATCAAACATTATGAGGGGCTTGGGGTGTCTGGGTCCGTGGTGATGACCATGCTGGCTCCTCATCTCGGCAAGGGACACACTTTGTACGTGGACAATTGGTACAGCAGTCccacactcttccagcatctgctCTTCAACTGCACAGGGGCCTGTGGCACAGTCAGGTCGAACAGGAAGGGGATGCCGGCATTCGGATGCAGGaagatgcagagaggggaggtggagttccaggagaacggtcaacagctggcagtaaagtggcatgacaaaagagacgtccatgtcctctccactgtccatacagcaaccatgtcggccacagggaaggtggaccacctgacgggagagagaaagataaaaccAGATTGTGTGCTagactataacctcaaaatgggggccgtggataaggcggacatgataaacagctttgtggaatgcactcggaaaacgaccaagtggtataagaagaTATTTTTCCAGCTGATCGACACTGCTGTCCTCAACGGCAGCATAGTTCACCGCCAACTAAcaggtgagatgattactgaacaAGGTATTTTTGTAATTGGATGTACAGTTCACATACAAATCCATTATGCAATTACAGTGACAATATCTCACCAACCTACCCACTGCCTCATCATCCTCTAACTTTCCtcatcctccccactccctcataGGTAAAGTAATTACCTACCAAAAATACAGAGAGAACCTCATGAGAGAGCTGTTGGAGGAGCACCACACCCCTCGGCGCCCCTCCACTGGGGGTCGCCCTGCTTTAGACAATCCCCTACGCCTCACTGCACGGCATTTTCCCTGCAAAGTCCCTCAAACTGCTGCTCAAGGTAGTCGCACACGGAGGCACTGCAAAGTCTGCCTGTCTGGCGCCAGGAGAAGTAAGCAGAGGAAGATGAcaaaatacatgtgtttagcttgtGATACACCTCTATGTATTTCACCATGCTTTGAGGAGTATCACATGCTCAAGCATtattgagcacatctgcagcaataagtgactgactgacctgacaggtgacttgacaggtgacctgccatgatactatgcctttagaggtgggggtggaaatgcagttgttgttcagtcactgcatgaatattaaatatgggttatgcatattcaattttttgtcctctagtaaaacaagttgttgttgaaccaactaccaatacttcaataaaatagacgactattacatattggcctatgtgttttcttgctgtgtttcCATCCAGTAAAACTGTTAAGGAGAGAACGTTAGCATACAAAAGCTGTCCTCAATCTTCAGCTCGAAAGATGTCCAGTTATGATATTGGCAAATACTGtttgtggtttctgaaagtacagaataaagaggaattattaattagaatacaatataaggatatagcaataaaacaatattacaaataacataataaacacagctataaaaatagtttattgcattgacaaaatcacagatttgagttataacagtaagaaactaacttttgagctccacaagggggcaaggcagggcagaacagagccatgctgaatagaccaaataaacaaaccatggtcatatgttttattttatttaactaggcaagtcatttaacagcaaattattatttacctatgatggcctacaccggccaaactcggacaacgctgggccaattgtgcgctgccctatgggactcccaatcacagccagttgtgatacagcctggatttgaaccagggtgtctgtagtgatgcctctagcactgagatgcagtgcctttgagcgctgcgccactagggagtcataaggccatgtagcttcaaaatacaacacaagctaatacttCTCCGACGCaactagcattgttttacagagctaatagaagaatgtagctagctacctaagcacgattgaatataacaccatgAAGGtgggcctccctgtggctcaattggtagagcatggtgtttgcaatggtgtttgcaacgccagggttgtgggttcgattcccacagggggccagtacggaagaaaaaaaaacgtatgaaatgtattcattcactactgtaagtcgctctggataagagcgtctgctaaatgactaaaatgaaaagtTATAAAATGAGTAACGTCCCCTCGCTTATAAGAAGTATACATTATTCTCGCTACGGCATACcgaaactattataacgtaataaggcacttacttagaAACGCAgcatggatttgaaccagggagtctgtagtgacgtctctagcaccgTGCTGTGCCTTTGACCCCGTGctgtgcctttgaccgctgcgccactagggagtcataaggccatgtagcttcaaaatacaacacaagataatacttctctgacgcaattagcattgttttacagagctgatagaaaaatgtagctagctacctaagcacgattgaatataacataaaggttataaaatgagtaacgttacctcacgtgtccgcggttataaagaatatacacaaatctattatgctccatacatacagtacgcTACAATAGAAACGACATACATACACTATTACAATGTAATaatgcacttactttgatagaaacgcacacatttccaaagttattattagtaaCGAAAACAATGAGGGCAACAGATggaaaatgtgaacacgtgtgCAGATCCTGTTCTGACGGGAGATtagcaaatgtctgcagacttgaactgcacaaacaattggaaagtgcttggggaattttgtccgggtcagaaaTGTCCCAAAAATTAAATTGTCCGCAAAAGAAAAAATGACtatttttatgtgaatgaatgaggaggcggaacacacctaaattcaaactgttcttagaaaataaaaacttgttagaaaatcatttgaaattgaagttgaaacagcctataaataaaaacagtctgcgtgctttggtttgagggcagcgcggatTAAATGCACTGttacgtaacaatcacattctggaatggagagaacattctaacatcacgtgcacaaaaaaactcacgctgtggcaaccgttagagatatttggaactcacgcgtg includes the following:
- the LOC106594137 gene encoding piggyBac transposable element-derived protein 4-like — protein: SLRDYWSTDPMFATPFFATLFSQDRFLILLRCLHFVNNATAILSDPLYKIRIVLISLTSAFGRVFVPYKDLCIDESLMLWKGRLAFRQYIPSKRHRFGVKFFVMCDVKTGYVLDIIVYTGSTTDIKHYEGLGVSGSVVMTMLAPHLGKGHTLYVDNWYSSPTLFQHLLFNCTGACGTVRSNRKGMPAFGCRKMQRGEVEFQENGQQLAVKWHDKRDVHVLSTVHTATMSATGKVDHLTGERKIKPDCVLDYNLKMGAVDKADMINSFVECTRKTTKWYKKIFFQLIDTAVLNGSIVHRQLTGKVITYQKYRENLMRELLEEHHTPRRPSTGGRPALDNPLRLTARHFPCKVPQTAAQGSRTRRHCKVCLSGARRSKQRKMTKYMCLACDTPLCISPCFEEYHMLKHY